One genomic region from Halobacteriovorax vibrionivorans encodes:
- the aroC gene encoding chorismate synthase codes for MRGSIFGKMFSMTTFGESHGPALGVVLDGVPSGLDFNLEDLQAMLDKRAPGRSKGVTARKEADKAEILSGVFENKTLGTPIAVIIRNTNQRSKDYDKLKDNYRPGHADRTYDLKYGIRDHRGGGRSSGRETVARVVAGYFASLVLPKVKVNTFISKLGPFECENIIKSFPQDLGTYNFGDPSKDQEIEKYLIDLKAKGDSVGGRISVNIENCPVGLGEPAFDKLKADLAKAVLSIGACVAFSFGAGVKMADMSGQEVSVDSANFGGIEGGISNGEMINLDLTFKPTSTVGANAKEGRHDPCILPRAVVVVESMVRVVLADHFLRQKAYEV; via the coding sequence ATGCGCGGAAGTATATTTGGTAAAATGTTTTCAATGACTACCTTTGGTGAATCCCATGGCCCAGCACTTGGTGTTGTTCTTGATGGAGTACCAAGTGGTCTTGATTTTAATCTAGAAGATTTACAGGCAATGCTTGATAAGAGAGCACCTGGTCGCTCAAAGGGAGTGACTGCCCGTAAAGAAGCAGATAAAGCAGAGATTCTCTCAGGTGTTTTTGAAAATAAGACTTTGGGAACACCAATCGCTGTTATCATTCGAAATACTAATCAACGAAGTAAGGATTACGATAAATTAAAAGATAATTATAGGCCTGGTCATGCTGATCGAACTTATGATTTAAAGTATGGAATTAGAGATCATCGTGGTGGTGGAAGAAGTAGTGGACGAGAAACAGTTGCACGTGTTGTTGCTGGTTATTTTGCAAGTTTGGTTCTTCCTAAGGTGAAAGTTAATACTTTTATTTCTAAGCTTGGGCCGTTTGAATGTGAAAATATAATTAAGTCTTTTCCACAAGATTTAGGAACTTATAATTTTGGAGATCCTAGTAAAGATCAAGAGATTGAAAAGTACTTGATTGATTTAAAGGCCAAGGGCGATTCTGTTGGTGGTCGAATTTCCGTTAATATTGAAAATTGTCCAGTCGGTCTTGGGGAGCCTGCTTTTGATAAGCTGAAAGCAGATCTTGCAAAAGCTGTTTTATCAATTGGAGCTTGTGTCGCATTCTCATTTGGTGCAGGTGTGAAAATGGCCGATATGAGTGGACAAGAAGTAAGCGTTGATAGTGCAAATTTTGGGGGAATTGAAGGTGGAATAAGTAATGGTGAGATGATTAACTTAGATTTAACATTTAAGCCCACTTCAACAGTTGGCGCAAATGCAAAAGAAGGACGTCATGACCCATGCATTCTTCCGCGTGCAGTTGTTGTCGTGGAATCAATGGTAAGAGTCGTTTTAGCAGATCATTTTTTAAGACAAAAGGCATACGAGGTTTAA
- a CDS encoding zinc ribbon domain-containing protein, which produces MENLKYLKDVMSLDKVILGLKQANNEELKRIEFLIKQKDKKEEEIAQLRNDTKQAKEQVTANEKSIFEIEKKLEQSRANLNAVTSQQQEEALSVSIKKQEDEFEGLQDKTLELLEMIEEKEALQKEAIEFITGITNTIDEIQAEVDQGNKANESKVLSLENQIEGLLSEIPPEAVKLYKMAAAKRAHDACTFLIGQSCGSCKFTYAVGEVATFNKGIDLILCKGCQRLLLPAPLRDI; this is translated from the coding sequence ATGGAAAACTTAAAATACTTAAAAGATGTCATGAGCCTAGATAAAGTCATATTAGGCTTAAAGCAAGCTAATAATGAAGAGTTAAAGCGTATTGAATTTCTCATTAAGCAAAAAGACAAGAAAGAAGAGGAAATTGCTCAACTACGTAATGATACCAAGCAAGCAAAAGAGCAGGTTACGGCCAATGAAAAGTCGATTTTCGAAATAGAAAAAAAACTAGAACAAAGTAGAGCAAATCTCAATGCTGTCACTAGTCAACAACAAGAAGAAGCATTAAGCGTAAGCATAAAAAAGCAAGAAGATGAGTTTGAAGGCTTGCAAGATAAAACATTAGAGCTTCTAGAAATGATCGAAGAAAAAGAAGCTCTTCAAAAAGAGGCCATTGAGTTTATTACCGGTATCACAAATACAATTGATGAGATTCAAGCAGAGGTCGATCAAGGCAATAAGGCCAATGAAAGTAAAGTTTTAAGTTTGGAAAATCAAATTGAAGGACTTTTAAGTGAAATACCTCCAGAAGCTGTGAAATTATATAAGATGGCCGCAGCAAAACGGGCCCATGATGCTTGTACATTTCTTATTGGACAAAGTTGTGGCAGCTGTAAATTTACATATGCAGTAGGAGAGGTTGCTACTTTTAATAAAGGAATTGATCTGATTCTTTGCAAGGGATGCCAAAGGTTACTCCTTCCTGCACCCCTAAGAGATATTTAA
- a CDS encoding TolC family protein gives MKYILLAILSLNASANLKSYVREYLKNSTEIKQAGYNFELAKLNFELQSDDKRPWTLSLLNEFNNVGLISNPNNPNLINTYKAYTSAAELSKENIYGGKFAITGSYIDFNGGTEYEGYNQEVSYTQDLGKNFLGRNDKMDKEIAAQEVYSTKYEFDAQRSQNVLELIESYFDYKKTKTLLNLKDEAKKRAVRRLNFVQKQVRDGLRERVDLYSAQAQVNSVSEEYAELESQLETFKKSLESKLERGHRFSDISLYRIEKIKLDPIEEGNIDSNLTIQALNKKLESLNKTVEKFDNSVFPTIELMGAYKTNAYSTVTANNGNVFSDGTFGSDNDATEVGLTVVIPLGFSADENSLKQAKINRMNTEYQQRLARVRTKNQLEALTNTMRLIDKTIDLVLKRHKLATLSVKEYNKLYSRGRADFDNVISAEERLINTENKYVEYISRREKLYFNLLDIYGKLEQYFY, from the coding sequence ATGAAATATATTTTATTGGCGATTCTATCATTAAACGCCAGTGCTAATCTTAAAAGTTATGTAAGAGAATATCTAAAAAATTCTACTGAGATCAAACAAGCTGGATATAATTTTGAGTTAGCAAAACTTAATTTTGAACTTCAAAGTGATGATAAAAGACCATGGACCCTCAGTTTGTTGAATGAATTTAATAACGTAGGACTTATTTCGAATCCTAATAACCCAAATTTAATTAATACATATAAGGCCTATACTTCGGCAGCTGAATTATCGAAAGAAAATATCTATGGTGGAAAGTTTGCGATCACTGGATCTTATATCGACTTTAATGGTGGCACTGAATATGAAGGTTATAATCAAGAAGTAAGTTATACACAAGATCTTGGTAAGAACTTCTTAGGCCGCAATGACAAAATGGATAAAGAAATTGCTGCACAAGAAGTATATTCAACAAAATACGAATTTGATGCGCAAAGATCTCAAAATGTATTAGAGCTTATTGAAAGCTATTTCGATTATAAAAAAACAAAGACATTATTGAATTTAAAAGATGAAGCAAAGAAGAGGGCCGTTCGTAGACTTAACTTTGTTCAAAAACAGGTAAGAGATGGACTACGTGAGAGAGTTGATCTCTATTCTGCACAAGCACAGGTAAACTCTGTAAGTGAAGAATATGCTGAATTGGAATCACAATTAGAAACTTTTAAAAAGTCATTAGAAAGTAAACTCGAAAGAGGACATCGCTTTAGTGATATTAGCTTATATCGTATTGAGAAAATTAAGTTAGATCCAATTGAAGAAGGTAATATTGACTCGAACCTTACAATACAAGCTTTGAACAAAAAACTTGAGTCTCTAAATAAGACGGTAGAAAAGTTTGATAATTCAGTTTTTCCAACGATTGAATTAATGGGTGCCTATAAGACAAATGCCTATTCAACTGTCACAGCAAACAACGGAAATGTTTTTAGTGACGGAACTTTTGGTTCTGATAATGATGCTACAGAAGTTGGACTAACGGTAGTTATACCACTTGGCTTTAGTGCTGATGAGAACTCTCTAAAACAAGCAAAAATTAATCGTATGAATACAGAGTATCAGCAGAGACTAGCTAGAGTTAGAACTAAGAATCAACTTGAGGCCCTGACAAATACAATGCGATTAATTGATAAAACAATCGACTTAGTTTTAAAAAGGCATAAGTTAGCAACACTATCTGTTAAAGAATATAATAAATTATATTCAAGAGGACGAGCTGACTTTGATAACGTGATAAGTGCAGAAGAGCGCCTTATAAATACTGAAAATAAATACGTAGAATATATTAGTAGAAGAGAAAAATTATATTTCAACTTACTTGATATCTACGGAAAGCTTGAACAATATTTTTATTAA
- a CDS encoding S9 family peptidase, with protein MEYPKPKKVSHETKIHDQILTDDYFWMRNRESDDDVMKLLNAENDLFKTYLKNKGNLKETIFEELKSRELQTYETCPYPHDDYEYYERYEEGKDYPIHLRRHLKSGEVQVCLDENELAKGHDFLDVGAFDISPCHRYLIYTVDYNGDELYDLYILDLSTNKIVQEGPKKISYSPCWFNDSKTYAYIEMDENLRPYKIHVTDMENSFDKVVYTEDSGEYFLSLEETMDHQYILINVSGSSNNSVLYMKADASDLNPIEIFPKEDKIEYSVESDGDDFIVLTNKFHENFSLLRTPIMTPSYKDAKVIIEGTKENYLTNFNTFKDFMVLHYRTKGLNRFAILKDEKRIEASFPEDAYFVGGGDNANYETKVFRYEYSSLTTPTTTFDYDIESGESKKIHQKEVPGFDQSKYEVERTFAPSHDGAMVPMTIIKAKTTKKGDPNKCLLYGYGSYSMSIHPWFNRNIISLLDRGFVYAIGHIRGSSTLGRHWYENGKFLYKKNTFEDFYACGKFLINEGYTVKGKLGIMGGSAGGMLVGATINLDKENLIGAAVADVPFVDVLNTMLDDTLPLTKLEYEEWGNPNDKEYFDYMKSYCPYTNLEKREYPAVLAIGGLNDPRVTYWEPMKWTYKLRDLATDSRVKLLWTNMEAGHAGASGRFEAFKEVADIYTFLINELE; from the coding sequence ATGGAATATCCTAAACCAAAGAAAGTCTCGCATGAGACAAAGATCCACGATCAAATTCTAACTGATGATTATTTTTGGATGAGAAATCGCGAAAGTGACGATGATGTCATGAAGCTTCTCAATGCAGAAAATGACCTTTTTAAAACATATCTAAAAAATAAAGGTAATTTGAAAGAAACAATCTTTGAAGAATTAAAGTCACGTGAGCTTCAAACTTATGAAACTTGTCCTTATCCTCACGATGATTATGAATACTATGAACGCTATGAAGAAGGTAAAGACTACCCTATTCACTTGCGTCGTCACTTAAAGTCTGGTGAAGTCCAAGTATGTTTAGATGAAAATGAATTGGCAAAAGGACATGACTTCTTAGACGTAGGAGCCTTTGATATCTCACCTTGCCACCGATATTTAATTTACACTGTTGATTATAATGGTGACGAACTATATGACTTATATATTCTTGATTTATCCACAAACAAGATCGTTCAAGAAGGACCAAAGAAGATTAGTTATTCACCATGCTGGTTTAATGACTCAAAGACTTATGCTTATATTGAAATGGATGAAAATCTTAGACCTTATAAAATCCATGTCACAGATATGGAAAACTCATTTGATAAAGTAGTCTACACTGAAGATTCTGGTGAATACTTCCTAAGCCTTGAAGAAACAATGGATCACCAATATATCCTAATCAATGTATCAGGATCTTCAAATAACAGTGTTCTTTATATGAAAGCTGATGCAAGTGATCTAAATCCAATTGAAATCTTTCCTAAAGAAGACAAGATTGAATATAGCGTTGAAAGTGATGGAGACGACTTCATTGTCCTTACAAATAAGTTTCATGAAAACTTTTCACTTCTTAGAACTCCAATAATGACTCCTTCATATAAAGACGCAAAAGTAATTATCGAAGGAACTAAAGAAAACTATCTAACAAACTTTAATACATTTAAAGATTTTATGGTCCTTCATTATCGCACAAAGGGACTTAATCGCTTTGCTATATTAAAAGATGAAAAGCGAATTGAGGCGAGTTTTCCCGAAGATGCCTACTTTGTAGGAGGTGGCGATAATGCAAACTATGAGACTAAGGTATTTCGCTATGAATACAGCTCATTAACAACACCTACTACAACATTTGACTACGATATAGAAAGTGGTGAATCAAAGAAGATTCATCAAAAAGAAGTCCCTGGTTTCGATCAATCTAAATACGAAGTTGAAAGAACTTTTGCTCCTTCTCATGATGGGGCCATGGTTCCAATGACTATTATTAAAGCGAAGACAACTAAGAAGGGTGATCCTAACAAATGCCTACTCTATGGATACGGCTCTTATTCCATGTCGATACATCCATGGTTTAATCGCAATATTATCTCACTTCTTGATCGTGGATTTGTCTATGCAATAGGACATATCAGAGGAAGTTCAACCCTAGGTCGTCACTGGTATGAAAACGGTAAATTTCTTTATAAGAAAAATACTTTTGAAGACTTCTATGCCTGTGGGAAATTTCTCATTAATGAAGGCTATACTGTTAAAGGTAAACTTGGAATCATGGGTGGTAGTGCAGGTGGAATGCTTGTAGGAGCAACAATAAATCTTGATAAAGAAAACCTCATCGGAGCTGCTGTTGCGGATGTACCATTTGTTGATGTTTTAAATACAATGCTTGATGACACACTACCTTTAACAAAACTTGAATACGAGGAATGGGGAAACCCAAATGATAAAGAATATTTCGACTATATGAAATCATATTGCCCTTATACGAATCTTGAAAAGAGAGAGTATCCTGCAGTTCTTGCAATAGGTGGGCTTAATGATCCTCGTGTTACTTATTGGGAACCTATGAAGTGGACTTATAAGCTTAGAGACCTTGCTACAGACTCAAGAGTAAAACTTCTTTGGACAAATATGGAAGCAGGTCATGCAGGTGCATCAGGTCGATTTGAAGCCTTTAAAGAAGTCGCCGATATTTATACTTTTTTAATAAATGAATTAGAATAA
- a CDS encoding HhH-GPD family protein translates to MFKKLLEWSKDAYIDLPWRRDRTVYKTLVSEIMLQQTTVGTVQNHFERFLKIYPDVHALSKTSEEEICVAWKGLGYYRRARNLRKAAIDIVENYDGKIPGNYEDLITITGVGEYTANAILSIGQNKNALAIDANIERVVSRIYGIQGKKGPKLQKLLKKKFEEGEFREINKCGGREINEALMDLGRIYCQARSANCLGCPVKKKCIAGNAKDPLEYPEIPVKKIAKTYELELLRIIVNENNSILGYKKSDDEWLAGQVECPTFILKSEDKNLMQYPHLDKKLSYKKLKKYKTAITKYKITNYILELSTQEFKDRFSGKFRKYKLTDKLNISTATTKALAKLS, encoded by the coding sequence ATGTTTAAAAAATTACTCGAATGGTCAAAAGACGCTTATATAGACCTTCCATGGCGAAGAGATAGAACTGTCTATAAGACATTAGTCTCTGAAATTATGTTGCAACAAACAACTGTTGGAACTGTTCAAAATCATTTTGAAAGATTCTTGAAAATATATCCCGATGTCCATGCACTTTCTAAAACTTCAGAAGAAGAGATATGTGTAGCTTGGAAAGGTTTAGGTTACTATCGACGTGCGCGCAACTTAAGAAAAGCTGCCATTGATATAGTTGAAAATTACGACGGGAAAATTCCAGGTAATTATGAGGATCTAATTACGATTACTGGGGTTGGTGAGTATACGGCCAATGCAATATTAAGTATCGGACAAAATAAGAACGCACTTGCAATAGATGCAAATATCGAAAGAGTCGTTAGTCGAATTTACGGTATACAAGGAAAGAAAGGACCAAAACTTCAAAAGCTTTTAAAAAAGAAGTTTGAAGAAGGTGAGTTTAGAGAGATCAATAAATGTGGTGGCCGTGAGATTAATGAAGCGTTGATGGATCTTGGTAGAATTTACTGCCAGGCCAGAAGTGCTAACTGTCTTGGTTGTCCTGTTAAGAAAAAATGTATTGCAGGAAATGCAAAAGATCCACTTGAGTATCCAGAAATTCCTGTTAAGAAAATTGCTAAGACTTATGAACTTGAGCTTCTAAGAATTATTGTAAATGAAAATAATTCGATCTTAGGATATAAGAAGTCTGATGACGAGTGGCTTGCTGGACAAGTTGAGTGTCCAACTTTTATCTTAAAAAGTGAAGATAAGAACTTAATGCAATATCCTCATTTAGATAAAAAACTATCTTATAAGAAATTGAAAAAATATAAAACCGCCATCACTAAGTATAAGATTACAAATTATATTCTAGAGTTATCAACACAAGAATTTAAAGATCGTTTTAGTGGTAAGTTTAGAAAGTATAAGCTTACGGATAAATTAAATATTTCAACGGCCACAACAAAGGCCCTCGCTAAGTTATCATGA
- a CDS encoding helix-turn-helix domain-containing protein yields MSEFNKDKLDDYLGIIRKYMQVRGPMTQKELAEATGLGVSTISRFLSMKTTEINPQVVAKITAELEIPLHEMIDFVEEHFTDHFIRLVKFYKGDEKKEQPAAQAQSAPEQPRGEEVPTGSFEDALVDTLKTGSTGNAQMNANARVKVGGKTRTMPFMADTSNEDMLKQRMAELTPRQKAYVADFLSLDIDARDLIVDLGNDLFRYFRQRGMIA; encoded by the coding sequence ATGTCGGAATTTAACAAAGACAAACTAGATGATTACCTAGGGATTATTAGGAAATACATGCAGGTTCGTGGCCCAATGACTCAAAAAGAGTTGGCCGAAGCAACTGGGCTTGGTGTTTCAACGATTTCACGCTTTCTATCAATGAAGACAACGGAGATAAACCCTCAAGTAGTAGCAAAAATAACTGCGGAGCTTGAGATTCCACTTCATGAAATGATTGATTTTGTCGAAGAGCATTTTACAGATCACTTCATTAGACTTGTTAAGTTCTATAAGGGTGATGAAAAGAAAGAGCAACCAGCAGCACAAGCTCAATCAGCACCGGAACAACCAAGGGGAGAAGAAGTACCTACTGGAAGTTTTGAAGATGCTCTTGTTGATACATTAAAAACTGGTTCAACTGGTAATGCTCAAATGAATGCCAATGCTAGAGTAAAAGTTGGTGGTAAAACGAGAACGATGCCATTTATGGCCGATACAAGTAATGAAGATATGCTAAAGCAAAGAATGGCAGAGCTAACGCCAAGACAAAAAGCTTATGTTGCAGATTTTTTAAGCTTAGATATTGATGCTCGTGATTTAATTGTTGATTTAGGAAATGATTTATTTCGTTATTTCAGACAAAGGGGAATGATTGCTTAA
- a CDS encoding pentapeptide repeat-containing protein, protein MATLTNFIMPEKLSDFTNGQFEVIENEVVKSSDLSNLTVSGSLFSQTTFVAVHFKSCTFFGSKIKQCKFINCVFENCTFEFSHIEDCNFESSRLIGNTWKYSTLKGSSIEECEFDLVTFKVIKDGDRNQYDIFEETQDIEEIKEEVEAVLSFEQALTSSPKQWGTNLINFIKSAA, encoded by the coding sequence ATGGCCACATTAACAAACTTCATTATGCCAGAGAAACTATCAGACTTCACAAATGGACAATTTGAAGTGATTGAAAATGAGGTAGTAAAATCAAGTGATTTAAGTAACTTAACCGTATCTGGTTCTCTCTTCTCTCAAACTACTTTTGTCGCTGTTCACTTCAAGTCTTGCACTTTTTTTGGTTCAAAAATAAAACAGTGCAAATTTATCAACTGTGTATTTGAAAATTGCACCTTCGAATTTTCACATATTGAAGATTGCAATTTTGAAAGCAGCAGACTTATTGGGAATACATGGAAGTATTCCACTTTAAAGGGCTCAAGTATTGAGGAATGTGAATTTGATCTTGTAACTTTTAAGGTCATTAAAGATGGAGATCGAAATCAATACGATATTTTTGAAGAAACACAGGATATCGAAGAAATAAAAGAAGAAGTTGAAGCAGTTTTAAGCTTTGAACAAGCATTAACATCTTCACCGAAGCAATGGGGGACAAATCTCATTAACTTCATTAAATCAGCAGCATAA